A single genomic interval of Aureliella helgolandensis harbors:
- a CDS encoding YidC/Oxa1 family insertase periplasmic-domain containing protein, with the protein MDRRFLTWLMLTTALCFLYLSMRPQVPEEKPDAKRQAAQQQDPLQLDQPAPADDGEPVADSPEADTPEKGVGEIGAEADAPTKAARPENPSQTILLGSMDPSKNFNLLVALNSRGAALERAELVGQSSPGEFRFRALEHDGGYLGYLGLTEELTGLQIHTIPEGSAAAAATSPDATGGLQIGDVISELNGQSTSSLREWQLALKETRPHEQAQLVVSRMVAGAPKKLSYTASLSQAPLDIIRVHERAPEAVPGNLARASLITTIASLNEARIPAGRSAFPALQEASQLNWASEPLEVPGGQGVTFRLPLESLLASTGRPGKLEIVKHYRLLPASEANDGFTLDLETIIENHNDEAVKASFRQEGLAGLTLEGWWYSVKISPHMFSGAGQRDVIYNTPFASHDIRTTRQINDHAKKTPAQPDMILFSENEPAEARSLKYIGLDAQYFNASLIPHPDAPDSLSNLRQAGASAVANVEDIVKSQAQATNVSFWIDSAESAIAAEGQISQRYQVFLGPKDTQVLADHGLDRAIEYGWFPWIAKPLSAILHFFYAIVRNYGLAIVMLTVMVRGLMFPLGRKAAMNAQRMQELQPELKRINELYKDNMEKRAKAMQELYAKHNFKPLAGCLPMFIQLPIFIGLYRCLSVDISLRQQPLIPGIEWCSNLAAPDQLLDWSSWMPAFFAERGVGWLGPYFNILPMVTVLLFIVQQKMLMPKATDDQTRMTQNMMQVMTIFMGVLFFKVPSGLCIYFITSSLWSLVERKLVKRMTPPTSPALLAAGTDGKGPDGKSPSKPSGNPKGSPGSRKRRGESEAAPPSKTASKMQELAKMLEKPAVKSATQRGSRKNRKRN; encoded by the coding sequence GTGGATCGACGATTCCTAACCTGGCTAATGCTCACCACGGCCCTGTGCTTTCTGTACCTGAGCATGCGACCGCAAGTCCCTGAGGAAAAGCCTGATGCGAAGCGGCAAGCCGCCCAACAACAGGACCCTCTCCAGCTCGACCAGCCTGCACCGGCAGATGATGGCGAGCCTGTGGCCGATTCACCGGAAGCCGACACGCCCGAAAAGGGCGTTGGGGAAATTGGCGCAGAGGCCGACGCCCCCACCAAGGCGGCCCGGCCCGAAAACCCCTCACAAACCATCCTCCTGGGATCCATGGATCCCAGCAAGAATTTCAACCTCCTCGTAGCTCTGAACAGCCGCGGGGCAGCTCTCGAGCGCGCCGAACTGGTTGGCCAAAGCTCTCCCGGAGAGTTCCGCTTCCGAGCCCTCGAACACGACGGGGGCTACCTCGGCTACTTGGGGCTCACCGAAGAGCTCACCGGCCTGCAAATCCACACGATCCCGGAGGGTTCTGCGGCTGCCGCGGCCACCTCTCCCGATGCCACTGGCGGCCTGCAGATCGGCGACGTCATCTCCGAACTCAACGGCCAATCGACCTCCAGCCTGCGCGAATGGCAACTCGCACTCAAGGAAACCCGCCCCCACGAGCAGGCTCAACTGGTCGTCTCCCGCATGGTGGCCGGGGCTCCCAAAAAACTGTCCTACACGGCCAGTTTAAGCCAAGCTCCCCTGGACATCATCCGCGTTCACGAGCGGGCTCCCGAAGCGGTCCCTGGCAATTTGGCCCGCGCTAGCCTGATCACCACCATCGCCTCGCTCAACGAGGCGCGCATCCCGGCCGGACGCTCTGCCTTCCCCGCACTGCAGGAAGCCAGCCAACTGAACTGGGCCAGCGAACCGCTCGAGGTACCAGGCGGGCAGGGCGTCACCTTCCGCTTGCCACTAGAGAGCCTGCTGGCCAGTACCGGACGCCCCGGGAAGCTGGAAATCGTCAAACACTACCGGCTACTTCCAGCCAGCGAAGCGAACGACGGCTTCACGCTCGATTTAGAAACCATCATTGAGAACCACAATGACGAAGCAGTCAAAGCTTCGTTCCGCCAGGAAGGCCTGGCCGGACTGACCCTAGAAGGCTGGTGGTACTCCGTAAAAATCAGCCCCCACATGTTCTCCGGAGCTGGCCAACGGGATGTGATCTACAACACCCCCTTTGCCAGCCACGATATTCGCACCACGCGTCAGATCAATGACCACGCCAAGAAAACCCCCGCCCAGCCCGACATGATCCTGTTTTCGGAGAATGAACCTGCCGAAGCGAGATCGCTGAAGTACATCGGGCTAGATGCGCAGTATTTCAATGCCTCGCTGATTCCGCACCCCGATGCCCCCGATTCCCTCAGCAACCTGCGGCAAGCGGGCGCTTCGGCCGTGGCTAACGTCGAGGATATTGTCAAATCGCAAGCCCAGGCTACCAACGTCTCCTTCTGGATCGACTCAGCGGAGTCGGCGATTGCCGCCGAGGGACAAATCAGCCAACGCTACCAAGTCTTCCTAGGCCCCAAGGACACTCAAGTCCTGGCCGATCATGGACTCGATCGCGCAATTGAGTACGGTTGGTTTCCCTGGATCGCCAAGCCACTATCTGCCATTCTGCATTTCTTCTACGCCATCGTCCGTAATTACGGCCTGGCCATTGTCATGCTGACAGTTATGGTGCGGGGACTGATGTTTCCCCTCGGCCGCAAAGCGGCCATGAACGCGCAGCGAATGCAGGAACTGCAGCCAGAGCTCAAACGAATCAACGAGCTCTACAAAGACAACATGGAAAAGCGTGCCAAGGCGATGCAGGAACTGTACGCCAAGCACAATTTCAAACCGCTGGCTGGCTGCCTGCCGATGTTCATCCAGCTGCCAATCTTCATTGGGCTCTATCGCTGCTTGAGCGTCGACATCTCGCTCCGCCAGCAGCCACTGATCCCTGGCATCGAATGGTGCTCCAATCTGGCAGCCCCTGACCAACTCCTCGACTGGAGTTCCTGGATGCCAGCCTTCTTCGCGGAACGTGGCGTGGGCTGGTTGGGCCCATACTTCAATATCCTTCCGATGGTCACGGTCCTGCTCTTTATCGTGCAGCAAAAAATGCTCATGCCTAAGGCAACCGACGACCAAACCCGCATGACCCAGAACATGATGCAAGTCATGACCATCTTCATGGGGGTCCTGTTCTTCAAAGTTCCCAGTGGTCTATGCATCTACTTCATCACCTCCAGCCTCTGGTCGCTCGTGGAGCGAAAGCTGGTGAAGCGGATGACACCTCCCACGTCGCCCGCCCTACTGGCGGCAGGTACCGATGGCAAAGGGCCCGACGGGAAATCCCCCTCGAAACCTAGCGGCAATCCCAAGGGGAGCCCCGGCAGTCGCAAACGCCGCGGCGAGAGCGAAGCAGCCCCACCCTCGAAAACGGCCAGCAAAATGCAAGAGTTGGCTAAAATGCTAGAAAAACCCGCTGTCAAATCGGCCACGCAACGCGGCTCGCGCAAGAATCGCAAACGCAATTAA
- a CDS encoding co-chaperone GroES, producing the protein MAKLKIRPLDDRIVVKPEEAEATTAGGIVLPDSAQEKPQRGTVVAVGPGRLLDSGNRGALSVAVGDVVIYGKYGGSELEVDGQEVKILRESDILAKVLV; encoded by the coding sequence ATGGCTAAGTTGAAAATTCGTCCTTTGGATGATCGGATTGTTGTTAAGCCCGAAGAGGCTGAAGCTACGACGGCTGGAGGCATTGTGCTGCCTGACTCGGCGCAAGAGAAGCCACAGCGCGGTACGGTAGTGGCCGTTGGTCCAGGACGTCTGCTGGATAGCGGCAATCGTGGAGCCTTGTCGGTTGCTGTCGGCGATGTCGTGATCTACGGCAAGTACGGTGGAAGCGAGTTGGAAGTCGACGGCCAAGAAGTCAAGATTCTTCGTGAGAGTGACATCTTGGCAAAGGTTTTGGTGTAA
- a CDS encoding redoxin domain-containing protein yields the protein MHWQLKMDSVCGQGWLRKSLAGALACCAACASLHAAEPSDQLVKALSYAPAQPDVNYEKVSKEQLGECTIEELKRDDGKGFWITGPAGQPLRWFADTDGDNKIDRWSYYNAGVEVYREVDTDANRTADAYRWLSTEGMRWGVDKNEDGVVEEWSVISAEEVTAEVVRAVAAGDPARFARLLIADAEIASLGLGAEKEAALRKRVTEAGLEFTAWASGQKVVTPRSRWTNFGADKPGIVPAGTDGSTKDLVVYENTVALMDEGGEARQLLVGTMIQVGSAWRLVDLPEAVSDGSIVSGEGMFFSATFSPRGGRNAPEVTGGISKAMERLVPELQEIDEKLVSGSGNMEVLQAGRADVLEKLVSAATDGKERADWIRQFADTVSAAAQAGEYTGGVARLREFAAKLSADKASEEELAYVVYRTIAAAHNLEMQQPEADYEKLQGNYLDNLKAFVTKYPQSPDAADAMLQMALSAEFSGESKTAQEWYGKASKGFGSTLPGRKAAGALRRLELVGNRFGLEGKTLDQRNFSSSSYLGGPVVYHCWASWCEGCKAEMRALKELQAKYAKTKLKIVGINFDNSEADFARRTTFLQEGKFPWVHLVDEGGLDSDLAVGYGILTLPLNIVVDSSGKVVKTGVHWTELDGVIEGLVK from the coding sequence ATGCACTGGCAGTTAAAAATGGATTCGGTTTGTGGGCAAGGTTGGCTGCGGAAGTCGCTTGCCGGAGCGCTCGCCTGTTGTGCTGCTTGCGCCAGTCTGCATGCCGCAGAGCCCTCCGATCAGCTGGTAAAGGCGTTGTCCTATGCCCCCGCACAGCCTGACGTGAATTATGAAAAAGTCTCCAAGGAGCAGCTGGGGGAATGCACCATCGAGGAGTTGAAACGCGACGATGGCAAGGGGTTTTGGATCACCGGACCGGCTGGCCAGCCGTTGCGCTGGTTCGCGGACACCGATGGGGATAACAAAATTGATCGCTGGAGCTATTACAACGCAGGGGTCGAGGTCTACCGAGAGGTGGACACCGATGCCAATCGAACCGCCGATGCCTATCGCTGGCTGAGCACCGAAGGGATGCGGTGGGGAGTCGATAAGAACGAGGATGGGGTCGTCGAGGAGTGGAGCGTGATTTCTGCCGAAGAGGTCACCGCCGAGGTGGTGCGCGCGGTGGCCGCTGGCGACCCAGCCCGCTTCGCTCGCTTGTTGATTGCAGACGCTGAAATTGCCTCCCTGGGCTTAGGGGCAGAAAAAGAGGCCGCGCTGAGGAAGCGAGTTACCGAGGCGGGACTTGAGTTCACTGCCTGGGCGAGTGGGCAGAAAGTGGTTACCCCACGCAGTCGTTGGACCAATTTTGGGGCTGATAAACCCGGGATCGTGCCGGCCGGAACCGATGGTTCGACCAAGGACCTGGTCGTGTACGAAAATACCGTGGCCCTGATGGATGAAGGCGGCGAGGCGCGGCAGTTGCTCGTGGGAACGATGATCCAGGTCGGCTCGGCTTGGCGATTGGTGGACCTGCCGGAAGCGGTCAGTGATGGTTCGATCGTCTCGGGTGAGGGGATGTTCTTCTCCGCCACGTTCTCGCCCCGCGGGGGACGCAATGCACCGGAAGTGACCGGTGGGATTAGCAAGGCGATGGAGCGACTCGTGCCAGAGTTGCAGGAAATCGATGAGAAGCTGGTTTCGGGCAGCGGAAACATGGAGGTCTTGCAGGCCGGACGGGCCGACGTGCTGGAGAAGCTGGTTTCTGCTGCTACCGATGGCAAGGAGCGGGCGGACTGGATTCGGCAATTCGCTGATACGGTAAGCGCTGCGGCCCAGGCGGGTGAGTACACCGGTGGTGTGGCGCGATTGCGCGAGTTTGCCGCGAAATTGTCGGCCGATAAGGCCTCCGAAGAGGAGTTGGCCTATGTCGTTTATCGCACGATCGCTGCGGCGCATAACTTGGAGATGCAGCAGCCCGAAGCTGATTACGAAAAGTTGCAGGGCAATTACCTCGACAACTTGAAGGCCTTCGTGACCAAGTACCCGCAGAGCCCAGATGCTGCAGATGCCATGCTCCAAATGGCTCTTTCCGCCGAGTTTTCAGGCGAGTCCAAGACGGCGCAAGAGTGGTATGGTAAGGCCAGCAAGGGCTTTGGCAGTACGCTTCCGGGCCGTAAGGCGGCTGGGGCTTTGCGGCGTTTGGAGCTCGTTGGCAATCGCTTCGGGCTTGAGGGCAAGACGCTTGACCAACGCAACTTCAGTTCCAGTAGCTATCTAGGCGGACCCGTGGTCTACCATTGCTGGGCCAGCTGGTGCGAGGGATGCAAGGCTGAAATGCGGGCTCTAAAAGAGCTGCAGGCCAAGTATGCCAAAACGAAGCTGAAGATTGTCGGGATCAATTTTGACAATAGCGAAGCTGATTTTGCTCGCCGCACAACGTTTTTGCAGGAAGGGAAGTTCCCTTGGGTGCACTTGGTGGATGAGGGAGGCCTGGATAGCGACCTGGCGGTCGGTTACGGCATCTTGACCCTGCCGCTCAACATCGTTGTGGACTCCTCGGGCAAAGTGGTGAAGACGGGCGTCCACTGGACGGAACTCGACGGAGTCATCGAAGGGCTCGTCAAGTAA
- the groL gene encoding chaperonin GroEL (60 kDa chaperone family; promotes refolding of misfolded polypeptides especially under stressful conditions; forms two stacked rings of heptamers to form a barrel-shaped 14mer; ends can be capped by GroES; misfolded proteins enter the barrel where they are refolded when GroES binds) gives MAKQLMFEDHARTRMLRGVEKLADAVAVTMGPTGRNVIIDKSFGGPTVTKDGVTVAKEIELEDRFENMGAKLVVEVAQKTSDLAGDGTTTATVLARAIFKEGLRNIVAGSNPTAVRRGIEKAVEAAVAKLHELGKPVSDRQQVAQVGAISANNDMAIGDLLAEALERVGKDGVITVEEGKTAETSVEYVDGMQFDKGYISPYFITTPGSMSCDFEDALVLLYEKKISNIRDLVPVLEQASQTGRPLLIIAEDIDAEALTLLVVNKLRGTLNVCAVKAPGFGDRRKAMMGDIAVLTGGTFISDDLGIQLEKITMEQLGRAKKVSIDKGTTTIVEGAGDRKTIDQRVGQIRAQIEQTDSEYDREKLQERLAKLAGGVAVVSVGAETEADMKQKKARVEDALHATRAAMEEGILPGGGVALIRCTEAVQACIDKCKGDEKIGAQIIRRSLSAPLRQIADNAGLDGSVVADEVSQKPLSQGYDANKGAYVDMLKSGIIDPVKVVRTALANAGSIAGLLLTTEALVTNYDKEDKEKRRVEGSVS, from the coding sequence GTGGCAAAGCAGTTGATGTTTGAAGATCACGCACGCACACGCATGTTGCGTGGCGTCGAGAAACTGGCGGACGCCGTAGCCGTCACGATGGGCCCCACTGGTCGCAATGTCATTATCGACAAGAGCTTCGGTGGCCCGACCGTGACGAAGGACGGGGTGACGGTTGCCAAGGAGATCGAACTGGAAGACCGGTTCGAAAACATGGGTGCGAAGCTCGTCGTCGAAGTTGCTCAAAAGACGAGTGACCTGGCGGGAGACGGCACGACAACTGCCACCGTACTAGCGCGTGCGATCTTCAAAGAAGGTCTGCGAAATATCGTAGCTGGCAGCAATCCTACCGCGGTTCGTCGCGGAATTGAGAAAGCTGTGGAGGCGGCAGTCGCCAAGTTGCACGAGCTGGGCAAGCCGGTTAGCGACCGTCAGCAAGTGGCTCAAGTTGGTGCGATCAGTGCCAACAATGACATGGCGATTGGCGATCTGTTGGCAGAAGCGCTCGAGCGAGTTGGCAAGGATGGCGTGATCACGGTTGAAGAGGGCAAGACTGCCGAAACTTCCGTAGAGTACGTCGATGGGATGCAGTTCGATAAGGGCTACATCTCGCCTTATTTCATCACGACACCAGGCAGTATGTCTTGTGATTTCGAAGATGCGTTGGTCCTCTTGTACGAAAAGAAGATCAGCAACATTCGCGATTTGGTGCCCGTGTTGGAGCAAGCGAGTCAAACGGGGCGTCCCCTGTTGATTATCGCCGAAGATATCGATGCGGAAGCATTGACCTTGCTGGTGGTCAACAAGTTGCGTGGAACGTTGAATGTCTGTGCAGTCAAGGCACCTGGATTTGGCGATCGTCGCAAGGCGATGATGGGGGATATCGCGGTATTGACCGGTGGTACTTTCATCAGCGACGACCTGGGAATCCAGCTCGAGAAGATCACCATGGAGCAGTTGGGTCGGGCCAAGAAGGTTTCGATCGACAAGGGAACCACGACGATTGTCGAAGGTGCTGGTGATCGCAAGACGATTGATCAACGCGTTGGACAGATCCGTGCTCAGATCGAGCAGACCGACAGCGAATACGACCGCGAAAAGTTGCAAGAGCGTTTGGCCAAGCTCGCCGGTGGCGTTGCTGTGGTAAGCGTTGGTGCTGAGACCGAAGCGGACATGAAGCAGAAGAAAGCGCGGGTTGAAGACGCACTGCATGCGACGCGAGCTGCTATGGAAGAAGGCATTCTTCCTGGTGGTGGTGTGGCGCTGATTCGTTGTACGGAAGCGGTTCAAGCGTGCATCGACAAGTGCAAGGGTGACGAGAAGATTGGCGCGCAGATCATCCGCCGCTCGCTGTCCGCTCCGCTGCGTCAGATTGCAGATAACGCTGGGCTTGACGGATCGGTGGTTGCGGACGAAGTCAGCCAAAAGCCGTTGTCCCAAGGGTACGACGCCAACAAGGGTGCCTACGTCGACATGCTCAAGAGTGGCATTATCGACCCGGTTAAGGTTGTGCGAACTGCGTTGGCCAACGCGGGTAGCATTGCCGGCCTATTGCTGACGACCGAAGCCTTGGTTACGAACTATGACAAGGAAGATAAGGAAAAGCGACGCGTTGAAGGTTCGGTTTCCTAG
- a CDS encoding L-serine ammonia-lyase, producing MISLFELLKIGIGPSSSHTVGPMLAALTFTQELEPQAEAVQRIQVELFGSLGLTGIGHRTDCAVLMGLCGEHPRTVDPNSIDARVGRILESQQLNWLDRFQIPFDAPHDLLFNRQESLPQHPNGMRCQAWSASGALILQREYFSIGGGFVVTAEQLQANQAGQGRGEDTGNAESRCPFPFTSADELLEICRTRKLSIAEVIHRNELAFYSSDEIDSQLDAIWQVMTDSIAAGCRTEGVLAGGLGIRRRAPEIFRKLSTLPNGQSTTEPPPSESPSPVDPLQQMDWVTLYALAVNEENAAGGRVVTAPTNGAAGVIPAVARYYERFLPQANRAGVHEFLKTAAAIGMLYKRNASLSAAEMGCQGEVGVACSMAAGGLAAVMGGSPQQIENAAEIGMEHNLGLTCDPIAGLVQVPCIERNAMGAIKAINAARLAVLYGDGQHRVSLDRVIETMRQTGVDMQSKYKETSLGGLAVNVPIC from the coding sequence ATGATCAGCCTGTTCGAGCTCCTCAAGATCGGCATTGGTCCCAGCAGCTCCCACACCGTGGGCCCCATGCTGGCCGCCCTGACCTTTACCCAGGAGCTGGAACCTCAGGCCGAAGCAGTCCAACGCATCCAGGTTGAACTCTTTGGCTCGCTGGGCCTTACCGGCATTGGTCACCGCACCGATTGCGCCGTACTGATGGGACTCTGCGGAGAACATCCGCGAACCGTAGACCCCAATTCAATCGACGCTCGCGTGGGGCGAATTCTCGAGTCCCAGCAGCTGAATTGGTTGGACCGTTTCCAGATCCCCTTCGACGCCCCCCACGACCTGCTCTTCAATCGGCAAGAGTCGCTACCGCAGCACCCCAACGGCATGCGCTGCCAAGCGTGGTCTGCTAGTGGGGCCCTAATACTCCAACGCGAGTACTTTTCCATCGGTGGCGGATTTGTAGTCACCGCAGAACAGCTGCAAGCCAACCAGGCGGGGCAGGGCAGGGGAGAGGATACCGGCAACGCAGAAAGCCGATGTCCCTTTCCATTCACGTCGGCCGATGAGTTGCTGGAGATCTGCCGCACGCGAAAGCTGTCCATTGCGGAAGTCATCCACCGCAACGAACTCGCCTTTTACAGCTCCGACGAGATCGACTCGCAATTGGATGCGATTTGGCAGGTCATGACCGACAGCATCGCCGCTGGCTGCCGAACCGAGGGAGTGCTGGCAGGAGGCCTGGGCATCCGCCGACGCGCCCCCGAAATCTTCCGAAAGCTCTCCACGCTCCCCAACGGCCAATCGACGACAGAACCACCGCCCAGCGAATCCCCCTCACCGGTCGATCCGCTCCAACAAATGGACTGGGTTACCCTGTACGCACTGGCGGTTAATGAAGAAAACGCAGCTGGCGGACGCGTTGTGACCGCACCCACCAACGGGGCAGCCGGGGTTATCCCCGCCGTGGCTCGCTACTACGAGCGTTTTCTGCCCCAAGCCAATCGCGCCGGTGTGCATGAATTCCTCAAAACAGCCGCAGCCATCGGCATGCTCTACAAACGCAACGCCTCATTGTCAGCCGCTGAAATGGGCTGCCAAGGGGAAGTCGGCGTAGCCTGCTCCATGGCCGCCGGTGGGCTCGCGGCCGTCATGGGAGGCTCCCCCCAACAGATCGAGAACGCTGCCGAAATCGGCATGGAGCACAATCTTGGGCTGACCTGCGATCCGATCGCAGGACTCGTCCAAGTACCATGCATCGAACGCAATGCCATGGGGGCCATCAAAGCGATCAATGCCGCTCGGCTGGCGGTCCTGTACGGCGATGGTCAACACCGCGTTTCCCTCGACCGAGTCATCGAAACCATGCGTCAGACTGGCGTCGACATGCAGAGCAAATACAAGGAAACCAGTCTCGGCGGCTTGGCGGTCAACGTTCCCATCTGCTAG
- the groL gene encoding chaperonin GroEL (60 kDa chaperone family; promotes refolding of misfolded polypeptides especially under stressful conditions; forms two stacked rings of heptamers to form a barrel-shaped 14mer; ends can be capped by GroES; misfolded proteins enter the barrel where they are refolded when GroES binds) — translation MAKQMVFDDDARQPLLAGVSKLARAVRSTLGPRGRNAVLDKGWGSPKVTKDGVTVAEDIELDDPFENLGAQLVKEAASKTNDVAGDGTTTATVLSEAIFREGLKMVAGGADPMSLARGIAKAVETVTAALNKMSIKIDEKSKKEIKQVATIAGNNDPAIGDVLADAFIKVGKDGVITVEEGRGSETTVEVVEGMQFDRGFLSPHFVTNPDDVSVELDDCHILIFEEKISSNKKLIPLLEAASKAKKPLLIIAEDVDGEALATLVVNKMRGILSVCAVKAPGYGDRRKAIMGDLAALTGGQAIFKDLGIDLESVKLSDLGRAKKIRITSEQTILVSGAGKKDAIIARADQIRREIENTDSDYDREKLQERLAKLAGGVAQISVGAVTETEMKERKALLDDAKAATQAALHEGIVPGGGVALIRCEAALKKLKLEGDEQFGADIILNVLDYPLRAIANNAGLDGAVVVNRVRQQKGKTEGYDANMDRYTDMVEAGIIDPTKVVRTALTNAASVASLLLTTESLIAEIPVEEEAGGGDHHDHGMGGMDPMGGMGGMGGMGGMPGMGGMGGMPGMM, via the coding sequence GTGGCGAAACAGATGGTATTCGATGACGACGCAAGGCAGCCGCTGTTGGCTGGCGTCTCGAAGTTGGCGCGGGCGGTCCGCAGCACCCTGGGTCCACGGGGGCGCAATGCGGTACTCGACAAAGGTTGGGGATCGCCGAAGGTGACGAAGGACGGCGTGACCGTTGCTGAGGATATCGAGCTGGATGACCCGTTTGAGAATCTGGGCGCGCAACTGGTTAAGGAAGCTGCCAGTAAGACCAATGATGTGGCGGGGGATGGAACCACGACTGCTACGGTTCTTTCGGAAGCGATTTTCCGCGAAGGCCTGAAAATGGTCGCCGGGGGTGCTGACCCCATGTCCTTGGCGCGTGGAATTGCTAAGGCGGTTGAAACGGTTACTGCGGCTCTGAATAAGATGTCGATTAAAATCGACGAAAAGAGCAAGAAGGAAATCAAGCAGGTTGCAACCATTGCAGGTAATAACGACCCTGCAATTGGCGACGTGCTGGCCGATGCCTTCATCAAGGTTGGTAAGGATGGCGTGATCACGGTAGAAGAAGGCCGTGGAAGTGAGACCACGGTAGAAGTGGTCGAAGGCATGCAGTTCGATCGTGGATTCCTGTCGCCTCACTTTGTGACCAACCCTGACGATGTCAGCGTTGAGCTCGATGATTGTCACATTCTAATCTTCGAAGAGAAGATTAGCTCCAATAAGAAGCTGATCCCGTTGTTGGAAGCAGCCAGCAAGGCTAAGAAGCCGTTGCTGATCATTGCGGAAGACGTTGACGGTGAAGCGCTCGCCACCCTGGTTGTGAATAAGATGCGTGGCATCTTGAGCGTTTGTGCTGTTAAGGCTCCTGGCTATGGTGATCGTCGCAAGGCGATCATGGGAGACTTGGCTGCATTGACCGGTGGGCAAGCGATTTTCAAGGATTTGGGCATTGATCTGGAGAGCGTTAAGCTGTCAGACCTTGGCCGAGCTAAGAAGATTCGCATTACCAGCGAGCAGACCATCCTGGTAAGTGGTGCTGGTAAGAAAGATGCCATCATCGCGCGTGCCGATCAGATTCGCCGCGAAATTGAGAATACCGACAGCGATTACGATCGCGAGAAGTTGCAAGAGCGCTTGGCCAAATTGGCTGGTGGCGTGGCTCAGATTTCCGTAGGTGCTGTCACCGAGACGGAAATGAAGGAGCGCAAGGCCCTTCTCGACGATGCCAAGGCTGCGACGCAAGCCGCTTTGCACGAAGGTATTGTGCCCGGTGGTGGAGTAGCTTTGATTCGCTGTGAAGCGGCTCTCAAGAAACTCAAACTTGAGGGTGATGAGCAATTCGGTGCGGATATCATTCTCAACGTGCTGGACTACCCACTGCGAGCGATCGCCAATAACGCTGGGTTGGACGGTGCGGTGGTTGTGAATCGCGTGCGTCAGCAAAAGGGCAAAACCGAGGGTTACGATGCCAATATGGATCGTTATACCGACATGGTAGAAGCTGGCATTATCGACCCCACGAAGGTTGTACGGACTGCGTTGACGAATGCTGCGAGTGTGGCTTCGCTACTGCTAACCACCGAGTCGCTGATCGCAGAAATTCCTGTCGAAGAGGAAGCTGGCGGCGGTGACCATCATGATCACGGCATGGGCGGCATGGACCCAATGGGTGGCATGGGCGGCATGGGCGGCATGGGCGGAATGCCTGGCATGGGTGGCATGGGCGGTATGCCCGGCATGATGTAG